One genomic window of Halictus rubicundus isolate RS-2024b chromosome 12, iyHalRubi1_principal, whole genome shotgun sequence includes the following:
- the LOC143359734 gene encoding homeotic protein female sterile isoform X4, translating into MSERNEAKMQQVDTISQNNSTSAPGKTSTTPAAPPKEPPPRDEPPVEPVNGVVQPPVVPPPNRPGRVTNQLQFLQKGVLKPVWKHQFAWPFQQPVDAKKLNLPDYHKIIKQPMDLGTIKKRLENTYYWSGKECIQDFNTMFTNCYVYNKPGEDVVVMAQALEKLFLTKVAQMPKDEVELEVPVPKGPKGKKAGRVGAPVGGVAGGTGGTGRGRPSSGAAAVTSSVPNSLTPSATSAGTTGVIPMPPLGTQAPASVPGSTNTTTIAPPSSMGVTPMATHNSLPQQVVPPTSGYHAQPAMDPQAASAVPPPPQVPTAPTVMPPSQPAKLKKGVKRKADTTTPTANSFEPLYKLDPKNAKIPTRRESGRQIKKPTRQAEDGLVPFQANMPLIGAMAQQPQHTTGKSKEKLSEALKFCNEILKELFSKKHSGYAWPFYKPVDAELLGLHDYHDIIKKPMDLGTVKTKMDNREYKTAQEFASDVRLIFTNCYKYNPPDHDVVAMARKLQDVFEMRYAKIPDEPMGGMVGMKGSSSSASSSGSESSSESDDSDEERTQKLVALQQELKAMQEQMRKLVEESGKKKSKKKKPDKSKSRPMSNKSSSLVASHTGAMKELLKPSGVIPNVSDSVGASIASVAMGAGDLKMPGGMGGDLHHPAITVGPNKTHAAGGMSHHLPTAANTKQKGKGRGPGKAATANTANKRPKANSRSAGTKKKSASSQPPPATFDSEDEDNAKPMSYDEKRQLSLDINKLPGDKLGRVVHIIQSREPSLRDSNPDEIEIDFETLKPSTLRELESYVASCLRKKPHKKVSGKSKDEQMAEKKQELEKRLQDVTGQLGNVKKTAKKEDSSKSADVVGTGGASGPSRLSASSSSSSDSDSSSSSLSSSSSDSSDSEAGNSSNRPPRKKAKKNTPSTGQPPTTTTTTPATTLNHSGGLLMNNQPPTNSTGPITKPAVTQPSNISSEQGGNNQQSVAVAAVTAGQGMPVASHTSMPAQPSRPTAMATAAPVKKPTPPPPTTSNPPTPSVSVPTPPPSVTPTNTNSMVPSPVVPQPPQPPTSVSSFSNANTPVPADGTALTQQSDLLQPYNTLAPVPTTQTSLEQTMSMKKEPHIPMIQAPHTTTNNSLNLMADVKPPVNMMPTSMAANLNLGSITMPNLNMNLPQGLATHMSIHNQLENMINTTSSLTNIQNSHNATMSQQHSNGFPNMKRDNSPPNMLNNNGIPGLNMGMNIGAMGSIFDPLPIGSMPMQISQMSIKKEEKPLTTSQPPMAQKPMDAGALFADMSTLGIPPMGNHSNSQLMPEKKMTPPDSKNPASNFASAFKNKTVEQNVKNASSWSSLAQASSPQSTAGSSMKSAARDSFQAFKKQAKEKQDRQRALLEQQEMRRQQKEQAERERLRQENERRREREEEDALDKVRKTVGDQQGNVMSATSRAEEVKAIVDTDSSSPSHSSSQDKAAAERERQRLREQERRRREAMAGQIDMNMQSDLMAAFEESL; encoded by the exons ATGTCGGAAAG AAACGAAGCCAAGATGCAGCAGGTGGACACTATCTCGCAAAATAATTCG ACAAGTGCACCTGGTAAGACATCGACTACACCAGCGGCTCCTCCGAAGGAACCACCACCACGCGATGAACCACCCGTGGAACCAGTCAATGGTGTAGTCCAACCACCTGTTGTGCCACCACCTAATCGCCCAGGGCGTGTTACCAATCAACTACAATTCCTCCAAAAAGGTGTGCTCAAACCAGTATGGAAGCATCAATTCGCGTGGCCTTTTCAACAACCTGTAGATGCCAAGAAACTCAATTTACCA gACTAccacaaaattataaaacaacCAATGGATTTGGGCACAATcaaaaaaagattagaaaataCTTATTACTGGAGTGGGAAAGAATGTATTCAAGATTTCAATACAATGTTCACCAACTGCTACGTTTACAACAAACCTGGGGAAGATGTTGTGGTCATGGCACAAGCtctcgaaaaattatttcttacgaAG GTTGCACAAATGCCAAAGGACGAGGTAGAACTCGAAGTTCCTGTTCCAAAGGGACCCAAAGGCAAAAAAGCTGGCAGAGTAGGAGCACCAGTAGGCGGAGTAGCAGGGGGTACAGGAGGTACAGGTCGAGGTCGACCTTCGTCTGGTGCAGCTGCAGTCACTTCCAGTGTACCAAATAGCCTAACGCCTTCAGCTACGTCTGCTGGAACAACAGGCGTTATCCCCATGCCTCCACTTGGCACCCAAGCACCTGCATCTGTACCTGGGAGCACGAATACGACTACTATTGCTCCTCCATCAAGCATGGGAGTTACTCCCATGGCAACTCACAATTCTCTGCCTCAACAAGTGGTCCCTCCAACTAGCGGTTACCATGCACAACCAGCAATGGACCCGCAAGCAGCCTCTGCTGTACCCCCTCCTCCACAAGTTCCCACTGCACCCACAGTCATGCCTCCATCACAACCTGCAAAACTTAAAAAGGGAGTGAAGAGAAAGGCTGATACTACAACTCCTACTGCAAATTCTTTCGAGCCTTTATACAAACTGGATCCTAAAAATGCCAAAATACCCACAAGACGAGAATCTGGCAGACAAATAAAAAAG CCAACGAGGCAAGCGGAAGACGGCTTAGTGCCATTCCAGGCCAACATGCCCCTGATTGGGGCAATGGCCCAACAG CCTCAACACACCACTGGAAAGTCGAAGGAAAAACTTTCCGAAGCTTTGAAATTCtgcaatgaaattttgaaagaattgttTTCAAAGAAGCATTCG GGTTACGCGTGGCCCTTCTACAAACCAGTGGATGCAGAATTGTTAGGTCTGCACGACTATCATGATATAATAAAGAAACCAATGGACCTTGGTACCGTGAAG ACGAAAATGGATAACCGTGAATATAAAACTGCACAAGAGTTTGCCAGTGATGTACGACTCATATTtacaaattgttataaatataatCCTCCTGATCATGATGTTGTTGCAATGGCTAGGAAACTTCAAGACGTTTTCGAAATGAG GTACGCGAAAATTCCGGATGAACCAATGGGAGGCATGGTAGGCATGAAAGGAAGCAGTAGTAGCGCCAGTAGTTCGGGATCTGAAAGTTCTTCTGAGAGTGACGATTCAGACGAAGAACGCACCCAAAAATTGGTGGCTTTACAGCAGGAG CTTAAAGCTATGCAAGAACAAATGAGAAAGCTGGTAGAAGAAAGTGGTAAAAAGAAGAGTAAAAAGAAGAAACCCGACAAGTCGAAGTCAAGGCCAATGAGCAATAAGAGTAGTAGCCTTGTTGCCAGTCATACTGGTGCCATGAAAGAACTATTGAAACCAAGTGGTGTAATTCCAAATGTCTCTGACAGTGTTGGTGCTAGTATAGCTAGTGTTGCAATGGGAGCAGGTGATTTGAAAATGCCTGGTGGTATGGGTGGTGATCTTCATCATCCAGCTATAACGGTAGGACCTAATAAAACTCATGCAGCAGGAGGTATGAGTCACCATCTGCCAACGGCTGCGAACACTAagcaaaaaggaaaaggaagggGACCTGGAAAAGCTGCAACAGCAAATACCGCAAATAAAAGGCCAAAAGCGAACAGTAGATCGGCTGGAACTAAGAAAAAGAGTGCCAGTAGTCAACCACCTCCTGCTACATTTGATTCGGAGGACGAAGACAATGCTAAACCAATGTCTTATGACGAGAAGAGGCAACTTAGCTTGGATATTAACAAATTACCTG ggGATAAATTAGGACGAGTCGTACACATAATACAATCTCGGGAGCCTTCATTGAGGGACTCGAATCCAGATGAGATAGAAATTGACTTTGAAACGCTGAAACCATCCACACTGAGGGAATTGGAAAGCTATGTCGCCTCGTGTCTCAGAAAAAAGCCAC ataaaaaagttagTGGTAAATCTAAGGACGAACAAATGGCGGAGAAGAAACAGGAGCTAGAGAAAAGGTTACAGGATGTTACGGGGCAGTTAGGCAATGTTAAAAAAACTGCTAAGAAAG AAGACAGTAGTAAGTCGGCTGATGTAGTTGGAACTGGAGGAGCCAGTGGGCCTTCGCGATTGTCAGCATCGAGCAGTAGTAGCAGTGATAGCGACTCCAGCAGTAGTTCACTTTCTTCGAGCTCCAGTGATTCGAGCGACAGTGAAGCAG GAAACTCTTCCAATCGTCCCCCAAGAAAGAAAGCAAAGAAGAATACGCCAAGTACAGGGCAACCACCAACAACAACAACTACTACGCCG GCAACTACACTGAATCACAGTGGAGGTCTTTTAATGAACAATCAACCCCCAACAAATTCTACGGGACCAATAACAAAACCAGCTGTAACTCAACCTAGCAATATATCTTCAGAACAAG GTGGTAATAATCAACAATCTGTGGCAGTAGCAGCTGTTACAGCTGGTCAAGGAATGCCTGTTGCAAGTCATACGTCTATGCCAGCGCAACCATCGCGACCTACGGCTATGGCTACGGCAGCACCTGTAAAAAAGCCAACTCCTCCGCCACCGACTACTTCTAATCCACCAACTCCATCAGTTTCTGTACCAACTCCACCTCCAAGTGTTACACCCACGAACACAAATTCTATGGTACCTTCACCGGTTGTGCCTCAGCCACCACAGCCACCTACATCTGTTAGTTCCTTTTCAAATGCAAACACGCCTGTACCGGCAGATGGGACAGCTCTAACACAGCAGTCAGATCTTTTGCAACCATATAATACTCTAG CTCCTGTGCCTACGACGCAAACATCATTGGAACAAACGATGTCAATGAAAAAAGAACCGCACATACCAATGATTCAAGCGCCTCACACAACAACTAATAACAGTTTAAACTTAATGGCAGATGTAAAACCTCCAGTGAATATGATGCCTACAAGTATGGCGGCCAATCTAAATTTGGGAAGCATAACTATGCCTAATCTCAATATGAACTTACCGCAAGGTTTAGCAACGCATATGTCGATTCACAATCAATTGGAGAACATGATAAACACCACTTCATCATTGACTAATATACAAAATTCGCATAATGCTACAATGTCACAACAGCATTCCAATGGATTTCCTAATATGAAGCGTGACAATTCTCCGCCTAATATGTTAAACAACAATGGTATACCTGGACTCAACATGGGAATGAATATAGGAGCAATGGGGTCAATTTTTGATCCCCTGCCTATCGGTTCCATGCCAATGCAAATATCTCAAATGTCAataaagaaagaagagaaaccaTTGACCACTTCTCAACCGCCGATGGCTCAAAAACCCATGGATG CCGGAGCTCTATTTGCAGACATGAGTACACTAGGAATACCACCAATGGGGAATCATTCGAATTCGCAACTCATGCCTGAAAAGAAGATGACGCCGCCTGACTCGAAGAATCCTGCATCGAATTTTGCATCAGCTTTCAAAAATAAG ACTGTAGAACAAAATGTGAAAAATGCCTCATCATGGTCGTCTCTGGCTCAAGCATCCAGTCCTCAATCTACAGCAGGAAGCAGTATGAAGAGTGCTGCTAGGGACTCATTCCAAGCATTCAAAAAGCAAGCCAAGGAAAAGCAAGATAGA CAAAGGGCTCTGTTGGAGCAGCAAGAGATGCGTAGACAACAGAAGGAACAGGCGGAAAGGGAGCGTTTGCGGCAAGAgaacgaaagaagaagagaaagagaggaagaagaCGCATTAGACAAAGTTAGGAAAACTGTTGGCGACCAGCAGGGGAATGTAATGTCTGCTACATCGAGGGCAGAAGAGGTCAAGGCTATTGTCGATACCGATAGCAGTAGTCCAAGCCATTCGTCCAGTCAAGACAAGGCCGCGGCTGAAAGAGAACGTCAGAGGCTACGGGAGCAAGAACGACGGCGTCGCGAAGCG aTGGCTGGGCAAATAGACATGAACATGCAAAGTGATTTGATGGCTGCTTTTGAGGAATCGTTATAA
- the LOC143359734 gene encoding homeotic protein female sterile isoform X6, which translates to MSERNEAKMQQVDTISQNNSLDVEERERLCNIPKTSAPGKTSTTPAAPPKEPPPRDEPPVEPVNGVVQPPVVPPPNRPGRVTNQLQFLQKGVLKPVWKHQFAWPFQQPVDAKKLNLPDYHKIIKQPMDLGTIKKRLENTYYWSGKECIQDFNTMFTNCYVYNKPGEDVVVMAQALEKLFLTKVAQMPKDEVELEVPVPKGPKGKKAGRVGAPVGGVAGGTGGTGRGRPSSGAAAVTSSVPNSLTPSATSAGTTGVIPMPPLGTQAPASVPGSTNTTTIAPPSSMGVTPMATHNSLPQQVVPPTSGYHAQPAMDPQAASAVPPPPQVPTAPTVMPPSQPAKLKKGVKRKADTTTPTANSFEPLYKLDPKNAKIPTRRESGRQIKKPQHTTGKSKEKLSEALKFCNEILKELFSKKHSGYAWPFYKPVDAELLGLHDYHDIIKKPMDLGTVKTKMDNREYKTAQEFASDVRLIFTNCYKYNPPDHDVVAMARKLQDVFEMRYAKIPDEPMGGMVGMKGSSSSASSSGSESSSESDDSDEERTQKLVALQQELKAMQEQMRKLVEESGKKKSKKKKPDKSKSRPMSNKSSSLVASHTGAMKELLKPSGVIPNVSDSVGASIASVAMGAGDLKMPGGMGGDLHHPAITVGPNKTHAAGGMSHHLPTAANTKQKGKGRGPGKAATANTANKRPKANSRSAGTKKKSASSQPPPATFDSEDEDNAKPMSYDEKRQLSLDINKLPGDKLGRVVHIIQSREPSLRDSNPDEIEIDFETLKPSTLRELESYVASCLRKKPHKKVSGKSKDEQMAEKKQELEKRLQDVTGQLGNVKKTAKKEDSSKSADVVGTGGASGPSRLSASSSSSSDSDSSSSSLSSSSSDSSDSEAGNSSNRPPRKKAKKNTPSTGQPPTTTTTTPATTLNHSGGLLMNNQPPTNSTGPITKPAVTQPSNISSEQGGNNQQSVAVAAVTAGQGMPVASHTSMPAQPSRPTAMATAAPVKKPTPPPPTTSNPPTPSVSVPTPPPSVTPTNTNSMVPSPVVPQPPQPPTSVSSFSNANTPVPADGTALTQQSDLLQPYNTLAPVPTTQTSLEQTMSMKKEPHIPMIQAPHTTTNNSLNLMADVKPPVNMMPTSMAANLNLGSITMPNLNMNLPQGLATHMSIHNQLENMINTTSSLTNIQNSHNATMSQQHSNGFPNMKRDNSPPNMLNNNGIPGLNMGMNIGAMGSIFDPLPIGSMPMQISQMSIKKEEKPLTTSQPPMAQKPMDAGALFADMSTLGIPPMGNHSNSQLMPEKKMTPPDSKNPASNFASAFKNKTVEQNVKNASSWSSLAQASSPQSTAGSSMKSAARDSFQAFKKQAKEKQDRQRALLEQQEMRRQQKEQAERERLRQENERRREREEEDALDKVRKTVGDQQGNVMSATSRAEEVKAIVDTDSSSPSHSSSQDKAAAERERQRLREQERRRREAMAGQIDMNMQSDLMAAFEESL; encoded by the exons ATGTCGGAAAG AAACGAAGCCAAGATGCAGCAGGTGGACACTATCTCGCAAAATAATTCG TTAGATGTGGAGGAGCGAGAAAGGCTGTGTAATATACCGAAG ACAAGTGCACCTGGTAAGACATCGACTACACCAGCGGCTCCTCCGAAGGAACCACCACCACGCGATGAACCACCCGTGGAACCAGTCAATGGTGTAGTCCAACCACCTGTTGTGCCACCACCTAATCGCCCAGGGCGTGTTACCAATCAACTACAATTCCTCCAAAAAGGTGTGCTCAAACCAGTATGGAAGCATCAATTCGCGTGGCCTTTTCAACAACCTGTAGATGCCAAGAAACTCAATTTACCA gACTAccacaaaattataaaacaacCAATGGATTTGGGCACAATcaaaaaaagattagaaaataCTTATTACTGGAGTGGGAAAGAATGTATTCAAGATTTCAATACAATGTTCACCAACTGCTACGTTTACAACAAACCTGGGGAAGATGTTGTGGTCATGGCACAAGCtctcgaaaaattatttcttacgaAG GTTGCACAAATGCCAAAGGACGAGGTAGAACTCGAAGTTCCTGTTCCAAAGGGACCCAAAGGCAAAAAAGCTGGCAGAGTAGGAGCACCAGTAGGCGGAGTAGCAGGGGGTACAGGAGGTACAGGTCGAGGTCGACCTTCGTCTGGTGCAGCTGCAGTCACTTCCAGTGTACCAAATAGCCTAACGCCTTCAGCTACGTCTGCTGGAACAACAGGCGTTATCCCCATGCCTCCACTTGGCACCCAAGCACCTGCATCTGTACCTGGGAGCACGAATACGACTACTATTGCTCCTCCATCAAGCATGGGAGTTACTCCCATGGCAACTCACAATTCTCTGCCTCAACAAGTGGTCCCTCCAACTAGCGGTTACCATGCACAACCAGCAATGGACCCGCAAGCAGCCTCTGCTGTACCCCCTCCTCCACAAGTTCCCACTGCACCCACAGTCATGCCTCCATCACAACCTGCAAAACTTAAAAAGGGAGTGAAGAGAAAGGCTGATACTACAACTCCTACTGCAAATTCTTTCGAGCCTTTATACAAACTGGATCCTAAAAATGCCAAAATACCCACAAGACGAGAATCTGGCAGACAAATAAAAAAG CCTCAACACACCACTGGAAAGTCGAAGGAAAAACTTTCCGAAGCTTTGAAATTCtgcaatgaaattttgaaagaattgttTTCAAAGAAGCATTCG GGTTACGCGTGGCCCTTCTACAAACCAGTGGATGCAGAATTGTTAGGTCTGCACGACTATCATGATATAATAAAGAAACCAATGGACCTTGGTACCGTGAAG ACGAAAATGGATAACCGTGAATATAAAACTGCACAAGAGTTTGCCAGTGATGTACGACTCATATTtacaaattgttataaatataatCCTCCTGATCATGATGTTGTTGCAATGGCTAGGAAACTTCAAGACGTTTTCGAAATGAG GTACGCGAAAATTCCGGATGAACCAATGGGAGGCATGGTAGGCATGAAAGGAAGCAGTAGTAGCGCCAGTAGTTCGGGATCTGAAAGTTCTTCTGAGAGTGACGATTCAGACGAAGAACGCACCCAAAAATTGGTGGCTTTACAGCAGGAG CTTAAAGCTATGCAAGAACAAATGAGAAAGCTGGTAGAAGAAAGTGGTAAAAAGAAGAGTAAAAAGAAGAAACCCGACAAGTCGAAGTCAAGGCCAATGAGCAATAAGAGTAGTAGCCTTGTTGCCAGTCATACTGGTGCCATGAAAGAACTATTGAAACCAAGTGGTGTAATTCCAAATGTCTCTGACAGTGTTGGTGCTAGTATAGCTAGTGTTGCAATGGGAGCAGGTGATTTGAAAATGCCTGGTGGTATGGGTGGTGATCTTCATCATCCAGCTATAACGGTAGGACCTAATAAAACTCATGCAGCAGGAGGTATGAGTCACCATCTGCCAACGGCTGCGAACACTAagcaaaaaggaaaaggaagggGACCTGGAAAAGCTGCAACAGCAAATACCGCAAATAAAAGGCCAAAAGCGAACAGTAGATCGGCTGGAACTAAGAAAAAGAGTGCCAGTAGTCAACCACCTCCTGCTACATTTGATTCGGAGGACGAAGACAATGCTAAACCAATGTCTTATGACGAGAAGAGGCAACTTAGCTTGGATATTAACAAATTACCTG ggGATAAATTAGGACGAGTCGTACACATAATACAATCTCGGGAGCCTTCATTGAGGGACTCGAATCCAGATGAGATAGAAATTGACTTTGAAACGCTGAAACCATCCACACTGAGGGAATTGGAAAGCTATGTCGCCTCGTGTCTCAGAAAAAAGCCAC ataaaaaagttagTGGTAAATCTAAGGACGAACAAATGGCGGAGAAGAAACAGGAGCTAGAGAAAAGGTTACAGGATGTTACGGGGCAGTTAGGCAATGTTAAAAAAACTGCTAAGAAAG AAGACAGTAGTAAGTCGGCTGATGTAGTTGGAACTGGAGGAGCCAGTGGGCCTTCGCGATTGTCAGCATCGAGCAGTAGTAGCAGTGATAGCGACTCCAGCAGTAGTTCACTTTCTTCGAGCTCCAGTGATTCGAGCGACAGTGAAGCAG GAAACTCTTCCAATCGTCCCCCAAGAAAGAAAGCAAAGAAGAATACGCCAAGTACAGGGCAACCACCAACAACAACAACTACTACGCCG GCAACTACACTGAATCACAGTGGAGGTCTTTTAATGAACAATCAACCCCCAACAAATTCTACGGGACCAATAACAAAACCAGCTGTAACTCAACCTAGCAATATATCTTCAGAACAAG GTGGTAATAATCAACAATCTGTGGCAGTAGCAGCTGTTACAGCTGGTCAAGGAATGCCTGTTGCAAGTCATACGTCTATGCCAGCGCAACCATCGCGACCTACGGCTATGGCTACGGCAGCACCTGTAAAAAAGCCAACTCCTCCGCCACCGACTACTTCTAATCCACCAACTCCATCAGTTTCTGTACCAACTCCACCTCCAAGTGTTACACCCACGAACACAAATTCTATGGTACCTTCACCGGTTGTGCCTCAGCCACCACAGCCACCTACATCTGTTAGTTCCTTTTCAAATGCAAACACGCCTGTACCGGCAGATGGGACAGCTCTAACACAGCAGTCAGATCTTTTGCAACCATATAATACTCTAG CTCCTGTGCCTACGACGCAAACATCATTGGAACAAACGATGTCAATGAAAAAAGAACCGCACATACCAATGATTCAAGCGCCTCACACAACAACTAATAACAGTTTAAACTTAATGGCAGATGTAAAACCTCCAGTGAATATGATGCCTACAAGTATGGCGGCCAATCTAAATTTGGGAAGCATAACTATGCCTAATCTCAATATGAACTTACCGCAAGGTTTAGCAACGCATATGTCGATTCACAATCAATTGGAGAACATGATAAACACCACTTCATCATTGACTAATATACAAAATTCGCATAATGCTACAATGTCACAACAGCATTCCAATGGATTTCCTAATATGAAGCGTGACAATTCTCCGCCTAATATGTTAAACAACAATGGTATACCTGGACTCAACATGGGAATGAATATAGGAGCAATGGGGTCAATTTTTGATCCCCTGCCTATCGGTTCCATGCCAATGCAAATATCTCAAATGTCAataaagaaagaagagaaaccaTTGACCACTTCTCAACCGCCGATGGCTCAAAAACCCATGGATG CCGGAGCTCTATTTGCAGACATGAGTACACTAGGAATACCACCAATGGGGAATCATTCGAATTCGCAACTCATGCCTGAAAAGAAGATGACGCCGCCTGACTCGAAGAATCCTGCATCGAATTTTGCATCAGCTTTCAAAAATAAG ACTGTAGAACAAAATGTGAAAAATGCCTCATCATGGTCGTCTCTGGCTCAAGCATCCAGTCCTCAATCTACAGCAGGAAGCAGTATGAAGAGTGCTGCTAGGGACTCATTCCAAGCATTCAAAAAGCAAGCCAAGGAAAAGCAAGATAGA CAAAGGGCTCTGTTGGAGCAGCAAGAGATGCGTAGACAACAGAAGGAACAGGCGGAAAGGGAGCGTTTGCGGCAAGAgaacgaaagaagaagagaaagagaggaagaagaCGCATTAGACAAAGTTAGGAAAACTGTTGGCGACCAGCAGGGGAATGTAATGTCTGCTACATCGAGGGCAGAAGAGGTCAAGGCTATTGTCGATACCGATAGCAGTAGTCCAAGCCATTCGTCCAGTCAAGACAAGGCCGCGGCTGAAAGAGAACGTCAGAGGCTACGGGAGCAAGAACGACGGCGTCGCGAAGCG aTGGCTGGGCAAATAGACATGAACATGCAAAGTGATTTGATGGCTGCTTTTGAGGAATCGTTATAA